ttttttctttttccagagCTTCCTTACAATGACTATTTTGAATACTTCGGCCCCGACTTCAAGCTACACATCAGTCCATCCAATATGACAAACCAAAACACAAATGAATACTTGGAGAAGATCAAGTAAGTAACCATATGGTAAAAATAAAGTGCCACTTTTGTAGTGTTGTTGTAAGTAAATGTGGTTTTCATGGCTTTGTTTCAGGCAACGACTGTTTGAGAATTTGCGTATGCTTCCACATGCACCTGGAGTCCAAATTCAGCCCATCCCTGAGGATTCTGTTCAGGATGATAGTGGTGATGAAGATGAAGATGATCCAGACAAACGTATTTCTAGTAAGTTACATAACCATTCACTGTTACTAGttcaaatatgcaaaaaaaaaccctgactcTGTAATTGTGACTTTCTTGCAGTTCGATCTTCAGACAAGAGGATTGCTTGTGATGAGGAGTTCTCTGATTCAGAAGATGAAGGTGAAGGAGGACGCAGGAATGTTGCAAACTACAAAAAGGCAAAACGTGCCAAAACGGACGATGAAAAAGATGAAGATAAAAAAGGTGAGACTCCTTTAAATGAGGAACTGTATGTCTCATAATACCACATAGAAGAAAAATGATTGAATTTGTGACTAAATTGACAGCTACATGTTGGTAAAGGGTTGTCGGACTTGGGTCAACAGTGAATTGTAGTAGCAATAACAGAGGAATAATACAATAGAGTTGAAAGAAAAAGGTGGTCTCGATTTTCACAATTGTAATTATTTTCACTCGAACAGTACAAATTAACCACTAGTGTAATACTATAAAGTTGGCTGTAATAGTTTGGAATGCCAGCACCATAGGGATGTAAATTTATGATGGCTGTTCATCCCCATAAACGCCTATCTAACTTGCCTATCTAGAGCTCTTTCAGGTCTGTGCAGCCAAACAACTGACTCCTTTATTGTGCAAATAGCCCGACTCCTTTGTAAATGACAAATggcatctaattatacaatattacaaaTTGTATAATTTATAATCCTAGTCATATTGTTGGCCATGTAGTGAACATGGTTCACATACTGTTTTAAAGGGAAATTGTCAAACCTTCGGTCATATCCATTTCAGAGAACAGAAAGCATAGCATTTTCCGTAACATGCAttccttaacgaccggcccatagtaaaattacgtcggcactgacaatTCATTTTAAGTTCCTGGATTAATTTGGCCTAGTTTTGTTCATGGttgggttttgtttgtttttttttgttttactagtATATgcgttcatttttatttttttattgcagatgttAAAGAGGATGATAAGTTGAAAGATGACAAGTCTGATGCAAAACGGTAAGTTTGATAAGATGGTCAATACTTTATTTAAATGTCATGATTGTTTACACACTTAAACATGCTACTGTAACACTTCCTGTAATTCTGTGCTAACTACCACTCCTTCAATTCTTCCACAGGGTAAAAGAGGATACCAAAACAGCCTGATCCTGACTGCTGAAAAGCAAAATATGAAGACCAAGAGATCCTTGAGGTCTTAACTTTTATATATGCCTTGTACAGTGACTCTTGCAAAATAGACCCATTTGGACTAAATTATTGCTGTCCCTTTGCTTGGGGAAGGAGGGAATTGAACCAGACGGATCATGTCTTTGTAGGCATTATATCCTGTGCCCCTTCTTCTGTTGGGTGGTGACTCGGCTTACCCTAACTCTACTCACTTCATGTGAAAGGCCTGATGAACCCCTTCTGTTTCATCCCATGTTCTAAAGTATTACTTTTAGTACACCGGTGCTGTATTCTGTGTCTGCAGCCATTAGTCCTGCACCACAGTGTTGGCTCTCTGATGTTGAAGATACTGTGTTCTTTATGCATTGATAGCGTATGTACACCTCGTGATTCAGGATCCATGGGGTGAGAGAGATGGATAACCAGTTGTCTTCCATTTGGGGCTTATAATACCTTCATGGGAGAGGGACATGCAGGTCTCTTCCCATCACTCTTCAGGGATTCCCTGCTGGGGGAATGCTGCTActactccctttttttttttttttttccccctttttgaaGCCAACATTTTAAAAACAATGAGGGCACCTGGTTAAAATTTACCTGTTACCTCAAAGGGGTTGCTATTTGGATTTCTACATGTAATCTTACTGTGGGACTTGAGCGATGTAAGGATAGAGTTCAGGGGGTTTATATGTCTTTTTTGTGACTGGGATTTGTTttaatgatttttcttttttatgcttACATtgtgaagaaactttgtaataaaacATCATACAACAGACTAGTGTTCTCACACGTTCTTTCAGAAAGTTCATAACATATACATAACATTTTTATCTTGCATATTCTACGTATGTTACATTTAAAATGTTTGcctagttttatatatatatatatatatatatatatatatatatatatatatatatatatatttatattttatttatgtttttttttttttgttcagttaCACATAAATGGCTTCTTAGATTTGCTTTGGTTACCCTTACTGGTATGATAATTGAACAATCCCACAGGAAAAGTCACATGTAAGTATTTTCTGAATGATGATCATATGAGCTGATTTTGCTGAAAGCGAAGAATTTCAGAAGATACTTGAAATGACTGGTTGAAGTGGAAACctattttacatttttgtaagTTTGATTAAAAGTTTCCATAACTTTATGGAAAGTTATTGAggttggcaaaatacatgtaaggcttatTTCACACAGCCAAACAGTCTGGGAAATATCTGTGTTTTATCGACTGGATTTAGCAACCCTAATACAGCTCGACTGATATGAACTCTACTTGTCAGTTCAGTTCATCCTGGTAAATACTGGCCCGGCTTGGTGAGACCGCTTAAAAAGTTGGGTTTCTTGGCTTAAATGAGTTATTCAGTTGTGTTTAAAGTAATAGTCCAGTCCAATATGACCAGATTAGTGACAGTTTTTGGTATAAATATTACCACATGTCAAACAATTTATCAGTTGCTGCAGTACATtcgtaggctgagttcacattcaatttttggaccagattttgacgcggaagccgcctcagaatctggttaaaaaaaaacgcctcccgcagCTAGCTGGGACTGGAGGCCAGTGTAGAGCAtcagcattccgctctggattaggaccaaatgcatgggcctagtcgggagggagtgttgcattgctgaatccatggcaagaaagggcaactcgctgcttttttttttttcccacgaggggggggggggtagtgctggaagcagctctgagctgtgtatgtctaacaagtaacggagctcctcagatgggggagctccgggatttctgataagggctgagatagggattccggtacctctgtatgtattacaaactgatttaaatcctgctctgctacatccgcttcatactgtggtaatgcatttacaagcaatccctcattactgactgcaaacatagcagatggcagagcaagtgaaaccctgcccaccaatgttccaagaaaaccaggaagtgaagagagcacgcagcctgcaggttggtgaacaagcgtgatgcgaatacccctttaagaaaggctatttgtctcctacctttcgttgtcttttcCTTGCTGccattcgcctaaaatcccggttcttgtcagtatgtaaatgagttctttcgcagcactgggggcgggccccagcgcacaaaccgcacaagaaaaatggctgctctcatagtattggaagtggccattttcttgtggccggcgaccatgcgcagtcggcttgcccgaggtctagaagttataAGCTGCCAccgggaagaagacgcggtgaaaatctcgctgcagaagaagatggaggcagcgctggagagttctcttgcagcattggggccaaccccagtgctgtttgagtgctgaggcccgcccccagtgctgctaaagaacttatttacataccgacaagaaccgggatttttGGCGAatggctgcgcggagaagacaacgaaaggtaagagaatagcctttcttaaggctattccaacgtgttagaaaaaaaaaagtgaatgatcTCTTTAAGGGTGAAGCCAGCACATGTTGTATATGCATTTCTCCTTGAAAGCATGAGAAATATTGTTTGTTGGAGAGAGTAaaacttaggctgagttcacacagggttttttgggctgggTTTTGACGCGGAACCTGCCTCAGactccggattaaaaaaacactcccattgatttcaatgggaacagtTAACTTCCTTTTTcatcgcggctagccatttttatggaccagattctgaggcagcttCTGTGtccaaaatccagcccaaaaaaaacccatgtgaacccagccttattaaGAAATGGCGACTGTTCTGCTAAAATAATCCTCCAATACTTTAAAATGGAAAGCAAAACCAGAGACGTGGAAGAAAACAGACTACCATTCGAAGACTAGCCAGAATGGCAATGGTCCAGCCAATGATCAGCTCCAGGATGGTTAAAGACATTCACAAGTTACCTGTGAGTACAGTGgcagttagggggtgttcacactagcgtctgtgtccgacagctagtgtccgatgctaatttccttgcaaaatcttgcgcggacattagcattggacactagctgtgtccgttaaattttgcattgatttaataggacatcatgtgcgttcacaaagatgtccgcttgaaaaataggacatctttgtgaacagacacttaaggacagacacggactgtaaaagaacgcacatgatgtcctattaaatcaatgcaaaatgtaacggacacagctaatggccacgcaagattttgcgtggatgttagcatcggacactagctgttggacaccgacgctaCTGTGAATGCCCCTAAGATGTCTGTGTGACAtgtaactatgggaagaatatgcaaatccgccttccatgatgtaattaggaagacagttgctgcctcattgttgcaaaccaatagagggcgctcactggaatgtgcaagcctgtcttaagacaggattccagtgaaataacccaataatggctgctccctttagcctcatgcccgaccttccaagaggcctttgtttagcaatgacgctgggattattaccaggttatagtctctcaatcgaggacagctgtttcgatctggttggatctcatcagcccgatgtagagaggactataacctggtagaggtgagaggcttagacagggttcgggggatattgtcactccttagggagagaccaccatataggtgtgtggagacttgttaagcctttagcactccactttgcaaggaactatgggaagaatatgcaaatccgccttccatgatgtaattaggaagacagttgctgcctcattgttgcaaaccaatagagggcgctcactggaatgtgcaagcccgtcttaagacaggattccagtgaaataacccaataatggctgctccctttagcctcatgcccgaccttccaagaggcctttgtttagcaatgacgctgggattattaccaggttatagtctctcaatcgagacaTGTAGACATGTAGTGAAGCTGATACAATTTGCCAAAGAACACATCAATTGGCCTAAAGAGAAATAGAGAACTATTTTGTGGACTGGGTCGCAGACCGGTCGTCAGACGAATTCAGAGTTTGGGGGTCAAGCGGCAATACACTCTGAAAACAGTGAAGCATGGTGGTGCAAGCATTGTGATATGGGCATGTTTCTCTTACTATGGGGCTGAGCCTATTTACCGCATaccagattgtaagccctcgcgggcagggctctctaccccactgtgccagtcggtcactgttagttttatatctgcctgtatattttgtgtattgtatgtaacccccaaatgtaaagcaccatggaattaatggtgctatataaataaacaataataattaataatgacCAGTTTGGACATATCAGAATACTTGATCATGTTGCTAAAAACTGAAGAGGAAATTCCTTTGAAATGGCTGTTTctacaagacaatgacccaaaacacaccagTAAACGAGCAAAATATTGATTTAAGTCCAAATAAAAAGGttgtgtagtgtttttttttgtttttttttttgggggggggtctcttCCCCCTCCTATACTTCACCACTAAGGGGAGTGATTGCTAGTATAATAGAATAACATGTGTTTTGTGCTTTCTCTGGCAAGATTGCAGGTAGGGAGGCAATTGTCAGGCCTCTGCTAACATAGCAACCCATCGGCCCGATAAGTGTTTCTCAGAGCAACTGCATCCTTATGATGCAGTGTGGTTCCTATCTCCAGCATGATCAAAGGGGTTACAGCTGCAATTATATGTCATCACCAAAGGTCGCGGCACTGACAACCCTACCATCAATTATTCAGGCTCCTGCAGTTGCCACGGAGCAGTGCTTGTGATCAGCATGATTTACATATACAGCGTTTTGCATTTAGTAACCTTTGCAGACAACATACACGCATATAATTTAGCATAAAAGTTAGATGTAGAATTCAGTCATGTTTTATATACACTCTGCTCTGATCTGTTGCATTTCCTGCAGTAGATATTGTATGCCAAGTTTTCAGATCTACAGCATGCCTAGaactttgagatttttttttttttactctgaatATATAGGGTTTGTAAGAACAGTATTGCTAGTATTATTGACCTGTGTTTTTATATGCAGATTATGCAATATTATGCCAGAATAAATATGcaggatgtgaacctagccagcTATTTAGGCAATATCTCTATGGCCGCAATGCTGCACATGCACTTTGTGAAAAGTTAAAGTCACATGTCTTTTTTTGACACGGTTAATCTATTTCAAAGTGTTACGATGAAATCTAGTGTTTGATAAGTGGTAATGCCTTGAAGAATAAATAACTTAGAGCTACTTGTGACTACGTCTGCCAAACTTCTAGGCAATGCAAATCTGTACGGCCATGTGAACTCCATGATCTAGCATTTCCATTTGATTCTGTCCTTGAATGATACAATGGAGATTTACCCTGCTTTTATTGGTGACattttagagggagtctgtcgccAAGGTTAGGTATATTAAACAAACACCTTTTTTACCCTTATGAAAATATGGACCTCCATTACCGATATTAAATTTTATTGTAGACAAATGACCATCTGGTGCACTGTGGGTTGCTCTGAATTGCTGCACGTCACACAGttctaccacaccctcctcctttCTTTGACGGACATGGCCAGGATGCTATGCAGAAATCTCACCAGGCCATGCGGTCTCCTGTTTGCATTGGGAGATTAGAACCATATGCTCCAGAATTAATATATCTGCTATGGAGGTGTGAACTTTCATGGGGGaaaatgtacctggatgtagctcTATAGTTGCATCTAGTCCCTGGGCTGTCAGTGTTCTAAGTAAAATGACAATTGTCAGCTATAGTTTATTAGCTACGTGAGTTTTGCTGATGGTGGCCATGAATATGACCATTCAGGAAAAACTGCCCATGTTTGGGCTGTGTATCTTGGACTGACCATGGCTGGGTGCATAGAATTCACTGTCAGTTACTTTTACTTGTCTGACAGCACACTGCATTGTAACTGACTTGTGCAATGAGCGCTAAGTGCATTATCCATTGCACAATTATATAACAAAATGGTGTTTCACAGAGGCTGGATTTGCTAAACTTTTAATAGATTTATTGATGCCCCTGTTGGAAAGACATTGGTATTTTGACAAAGGACAATTAGCTGTTAAGAGCAATGGGAATGTATCCGCCACACAGACAGGTTTATTCTTCAGGTGAGCCTAGtggtgcacaaaaaaaaaaaaaaaaaattgccacaaaAAGTAAACCAAAGCCTACAGAGGTGTTAAATTACGGAAAAGATGAAGATCTTTTGGTTACACAATACTTGCGGACAATCATGAATCAGCCCTTGTTACAAGATTTGATAAAGATATGTACAGAGGGATCAGATCCATTAGCAAATCTGTGGTAGTTGTACAatctaaagataaaaaaaaaaaaaaaaagggaccagGCTGTTTAAAGTGTCGTTGTGATTCCTGTGTGGAGAGAGCCTGTCACATTTCACAGGAGTGATGCCACTGGCACAAATTAACACTTTGCCATGAAGTGGTGAATATACATCTTACAGGTCCATGTCATGATGTTTGAGTTCATTACAGGTTCCATTGGTTTTAGTCATGCCATTTGTTACCTTGGATGGCATTAGATCACTTACCTAGAGGCATAAAACATTTTATCACTAGAAACGGGAGTGTAGCACCTGATTATTACAGCAGATCTACTACCTACACTTTCAGTGAGCTGGCCCATGTACTAGTGTTACTAAAAAGTTGTATAAGTTCCCATTTTGTGCTGAAGCATAAAGCTAGGTAGACACATGGACTGTCCCTTATATTGCAGGTCATAGCTCAGGTTTGGTATTGTGCAGCAGTATTTTAATTCCACAGAAGTGGAACCAACAAGAGTATAACCTTTACAtttatgcagaaaaaaaaaaaaaaaagttagaggcTGTGGATATGTACACAAATCTGTATATCGGAgtcagattaaaggggtattcccatgtacattatatctatatttgtagataattaaaagttaaacatttttgcaaatatattaaaaattctgcagagtttaagattttctctaactttcttagtggtgacagtcttatcTTGATTgcttgccaatggttacgaccactaatacagaaactttctttggtctgggacttgtcagaaacccagccatgattttcttattgtagccgggttatcaggcagggacactacatgtatgagaagatatcctggccacaataaagaaatcatggctgattctctgaccttagaaagtttctgcattggtggtcgtatccatggcaaccgatcaagataacagactgtcaccactaagaaagttagagaaaatctttaaaactctgcagaatttttaaattacttatatttgcaaaaatgtttaacttttaattatctacaaatttaataataattatgtggatgggaatacccctttcaaGTCCTGCAAGTTGGGTACCTAGAATTCATGGTTTGAAAATTCTATTGGTCCTACAGCAGACCAGAACACATGAAGCCACCCTGAGATATTGCCATTATAGTATTGAGCTTCTGATAACCTACTTAAAACAAGTTCTCAGTGTGACATTGGTGGGGATGATTTGTTTGATTTGTTTAAACAGAAATACCATTTACAGCCACTATACGGTATATGGCTGCTTGTGCCTGTTCTACAACACCATGACTCCTTCTATCAACTGATTAGTGGGGTGCCAATGAAACCTCAGAAAAGTCAGAAAGTTTttaaatagcagaaaaaaaaaaaaaaaaagttgaaatgtTAGCTGTGAACTACATACAAGAGTGGCATTACAAGTAAATCTGCCCACTAGGGTGTTCTGGTGGGAGCAGTTTAAAGACTGCACCTCCCCCAAGCCAACATGACTGGTAGCTGGGTAGAATGGATAACATGTAACTGCTAATCAAAGATGAATGTCTTAGTAGCTTTTGAAGAGCAATTCCCCCTTCTTTCAGTCTCTTTACTAGCAGACACTGATTTTTCCCATAAAAAAATGACTGACAAATTGCAGTAAACTGGattcaaatttattttttaaaatcacaatgaaaaaaaaaaaaaaacacaactgagAATTTAGAAAAGTCACCACAGAACTAGACCATAAAAAAGTATTTACAGAAATGCACACATTCTCTCAAGTGACAGTCACACCAGATCACTCACAGCTCACATCCTGAGGAAGAGCCAGCAACACACTCACAGATGCCTCTGAACAGGGACACCTCATGAAGAGGAGGGGGTCCAGGAACAGGAAAAAGCAGCTCATGTGCCCCCCTCATCCAGCTACATATTCAACGATGGATGCCCCAAAGACTATGATTGTCAGTGGACTAGACCACGGCAGATGGCGGTCAGTCTGTTACAGTTCACCTCAGCAGGACATGAGTTTCAGCTTAACACCTAATGAGGGCAGTGAAGATCATGGAGGGGAAACGTTCGGCACACACTGGTCTGTTCACACCCTGCACAGGCTGACACAGGACCCAGGGCTGTGGTGAATGACAGGTGTAAAAAAGGGCTCAgcatattacagtctatggaggagtcCTCCTTGCCCCTTGCTACTCCTCCTTCTGAGGCTCAGCAGTTGTCTCCGTACTGGGCACAGACTCTTCGCTCTGGGGGGTCTGCTCTGGAGCGGTTTCTACTGCCTCAGGCTGTGCAGCAGCAGCTTCCTCACCTCCTGCTGCAGCTTCATCTTCAGGTTTCTCTGCAGGGCTGGCAGGCTCAGCAGATTCAGCTGTAGGCTCAGCAGTCTTGGTGGGTTCTTCTTCCTCTTGCTTGGGGGTAGCAGCCTCATCGGGGGTGGCATCTACAGGGGCTGCATCTTTTTTGGTCTTTCTGAAAGGCAGCTTGAAGTTCTTTTTGAAAGAGAATCGCTTCTTTTTCGCCTGTTTTCCTGGGGGCTCCTCTGGTTTGGTCTCGCCATTAGCTGGTGGAGCTTGTTCAATGATCTCTCCTGATCCCGCCTCTTCTGTGACCAGCTCTGCGGAGCCATTGGCAGCAGCTGTATCCCCATTAGTCTTTGGGACAGTATCACCATTGGTCTTCACATGACCATTTTCCTAaattccaaataaaaaaaaataaaaattagtatTTTAAGTATTAATCAAACATCAAAGGGGATTCCCTGGGTTTGGTTGAAAACTATTGCAGATTTGAGCTCATAGGGAATCACCTAATATCACAGGAGTTTAGACCCAGTCAGCTGCAAATCTAACCACACCCCTCCCTTAAAAAATATACCTCGCATCCTAGTCACGAAGCCCCCCACTGCAACCCAGCCCAAACCCCTGTCATAAGCACAATTCTTCTATAGGTGTACTCGTCTTTAGCTCAGCCATACCAGTCACTACAACGACTGACACATTTAAAGAGCCGACCCTACAGCCCATAGCAAATAATGCAATGTATGAACCGTAGCATCTTCTCACCTGTTGTTCCTCTGTCTTACTAGCGGCGGTGTCCGCGCTCTGGCTCTTGGACTCGGTACTTCCCATGTCTGCTGGTCTGGGTTATTCAGTGATCTCGGACCGTACTATAATGCAAGGAGCAGCACCAACCATACACCCCGCTGTATCCGCCTCTTGATTTGCGCCCTCAGCCCTCCCTTGTCTTTTATATAGCTTGTCTGAGACACGCTCCAGCCAATCATAATGCAGCAATCAGCAATAGAAGGGCCGCCACAGCCAATCAGAGAGCTGAAGGGGGGTGAGGGCGAGGTCCTTGTGTATCGCGCTGGGCAGTGTTAACGTGATTTGGGGTTGATGGACCCTTCTGAGGGAAGAAGTGTCCCCTATAGAAATTCACCATGATAACGGGAAtataaaatgggggcagatggagagttaGGGCGGGAATAAGCATTTACAGAGAAGGGGAAGTGAGCAACTACGACGCGGGTGGGCTTCATATGTGTCTGGGAGAAGGACTGAAGATGCATTCAGGAGGAGGAGAGGCGGGGGGGAGTAAATGGCGGCACATATAGAGGGAGTGAAGCAGCTGTATTGGTGAATGGGAAACAAGATGGTGACTTGTAATTCACCGAAAAATACGTGAAACCCCCCATGGCGCCTAATTTCATGCGCTGTGATAAATGACACTTTGTGAGGTAAAGTTCCCAAGCATATTTACGTGACGAAGTTAAACGCTAGTACATGTATAATACATGAAAGTGATGACATGTGAGATCTGTGTGCAGATAACAGAACACCAAGTCAGGCTGGAGAAGTTGGGAGGGGTGACCCAATCCACATTCCAGGGGTTAGCATCTGAAGAGATGACATGCATTCCTAAATCGTGGACACTTCCTGTCTCTTCTGCCTCTGGGATACATTTTCTCAGCCCTAACCAGTGTCTGATAAACAAGTTTTTAGCTCAGAGGTCACTGAAAATCTCCATTTATGATGCTGTTTCTTTCTCTGATACAAAACTGGC
This sequence is a window from Leptodactylus fuscus isolate aLepFus1 chromosome 2, aLepFus1.hap2, whole genome shotgun sequence. Protein-coding genes within it:
- the MARCKSL1 gene encoding MARCKS-related protein, with the translated sequence MGSTESKSQSADTAASKTEEQQENGHVKTNGDTVPKTNGDTAAANGSAELVTEEAGSGEIIEQAPPANGETKPEEPPGKQAKKKRFSFKKNFKLPFRKTKKDAAPVDATPDEAATPKQEEEEPTKTAEPTAESAEPASPAEKPEDEAAAGGEEAAAAQPEAVETAPEQTPQSEESVPSTETTAEPQKEE